A single Dermacentor albipictus isolate Rhodes 1998 colony chromosome 3, USDA_Dalb.pri_finalv2, whole genome shotgun sequence DNA region contains:
- the LOC135905237 gene encoding alpha-tocopherol transfer protein-like isoform X2, with translation MFCLRGDPRPRRNDRIDIASMADEKSPVLFQAVTSPMSSVDLANNDLAGNANAVEKALNRLRELVLGEPLLHIRTDDDFLLMFLRSRKFDPDRAFKNITSYAKARQDYPEIFDDLSPSRIPFESACRKHRIVTVSRHTDSKGRQTLMLKIGAWSSDVCSLNDLFRLLVMFGIHLLLQEECQVKGLVGVVDCTGLGVYHLAHYTPSAIRMFIRLLQDCFPLRIKAV, from the exons ACATTGCTTCTATGGCAGATGAGAAGAGCCCGGTCCTATTTCAAGCCGTCACCTCGCCGATGTCCTCTGTAGACCTCGCGAACAATGACCTGGCCGGAAATGCAAATGCCGTGGAAAAGGCTCTAAATCGACTGCGCGAACTGGTGTTGG GCGAACCCCTGCTACACATCCGAACGGACGACGACTTCCTTCTCATGTTTCTACGATCCCGAAAGTTTGACCCCGACCGCGCCTTCAAGAATATCACCAGCTACGCCAAGGCCCGGCAAGACTACCCCGAAATATTTGATGACCTGAGCCCTTCCCGTATCCCCTTCGAAAGCGCCTGCCGCAAGCACCGGATCGTGACAGTGTCTCGCCACACAGACTCAAAAGGAAGGCAAACCCTAATGCTGAAAATAG GCGCCTGGAGCAGCGATGTTTGTTCACTCAACGACTTATTCAGGCTTCTAGTAATGTTTGGTATCCACCTCCTTCTGCAAGAAGAGTGCCAAGTCAAGGGCTTGGTGGGCGTTGTAGATTGTACGGGCCTCGGCGTCTATCATTTGGCCCACTACACGCCTTCTGCAATCCGAATGTTCATCAGGCTTTTACAG GACTGTTTTCCTCTGCGGATCAAGGCGGTATAA
- the LOC135905237 gene encoding alpha-tocopherol transfer protein-like isoform X3, translating to MADEKSPVLFQAVTSPMSSVDLANNDLAGNANAVEKALNRLRELVLGEPLLHIRTDDDFLLMFLRSRKFDPDRAFKNITSYAKARQDYPEIFDDLSPSRIPFESACRKHRIVTVSRHTDSKGRQTLMLKIGAWSSDVCSLNDLFRLLVMFGIHLLLQEECQVKGLVGVVDCTGLGVYHLAHYTPSAIRMFIRLLQDCFPLRIKAV from the exons ATGGCAGATGAGAAGAGCCCGGTCCTATTTCAAGCCGTCACCTCGCCGATGTCCTCTGTAGACCTCGCGAACAATGACCTGGCCGGAAATGCAAATGCCGTGGAAAAGGCTCTAAATCGACTGCGCGAACTGGTGTTGG GCGAACCCCTGCTACACATCCGAACGGACGACGACTTCCTTCTCATGTTTCTACGATCCCGAAAGTTTGACCCCGACCGCGCCTTCAAGAATATCACCAGCTACGCCAAGGCCCGGCAAGACTACCCCGAAATATTTGATGACCTGAGCCCTTCCCGTATCCCCTTCGAAAGCGCCTGCCGCAAGCACCGGATCGTGACAGTGTCTCGCCACACAGACTCAAAAGGAAGGCAAACCCTAATGCTGAAAATAG GCGCCTGGAGCAGCGATGTTTGTTCACTCAACGACTTATTCAGGCTTCTAGTAATGTTTGGTATCCACCTCCTTCTGCAAGAAGAGTGCCAAGTCAAGGGCTTGGTGGGCGTTGTAGATTGTACGGGCCTCGGCGTCTATCATTTGGCCCACTACACGCCTTCTGCAATCCGAATGTTCATCAGGCTTTTACAG GACTGTTTTCCTCTGCGGATCAAGGCGGTATAA